One window of Paludibacter propionicigenes WB4 genomic DNA carries:
- a CDS encoding bifunctional folylpolyglutamate synthase/dihydrofolate synthase, translating to MNYAQTIQYLYDRLPVFHHIGSAAYKPGLDNTIRLMNALDNPHTRYRTIHIAGTNGKGSVSHMLASVLQHAGYKVGLYTSPHLVEFGERIRVNGNMIEQQYVVDFVEKHQNLFGEIEPSFFEATMALAFDYFADKQVDIAVIEVGLGGRLDSTNIIQPELSVITNISFDHVGFLGDTLEKIAFEKAGIIKPHTPVVIGEALPETRPVFTARALEENAPLCFAQETVSVSFIDDADGKMRVQTSDHRRFTVDLCGLYQLSNIATVLTAVQQLNSRGILIDEAALKQGLERVTETTGLKGRWQVLRQHPTIVADTGHNVGGIRYVTEQIKKQTYNTLRIVIGMVNDKDISSVLALLPREAVYYFTQANIIRALDAAELKDKAKSYGLEGNAYNTVKQAVNAAITQAGKEDFLFIGGSNFVVGEALAETDFA from the coding sequence ATGAATTACGCTCAAACCATACAATATCTGTACGATCGTCTTCCGGTGTTTCACCACATTGGCAGTGCAGCCTACAAACCCGGACTGGACAATACCATCCGGCTGATGAATGCACTCGACAATCCGCATACCCGCTACCGTACCATTCACATTGCCGGCACCAACGGCAAAGGTTCCGTGTCTCACATGCTGGCATCCGTGCTGCAACATGCGGGCTACAAGGTGGGTTTATACACCTCGCCGCATTTGGTTGAGTTCGGTGAGCGTATCCGTGTCAATGGTAACATGATAGAGCAGCAATATGTTGTGGATTTTGTAGAAAAACATCAGAATTTATTCGGCGAGATTGAACCTTCGTTCTTCGAAGCCACTATGGCATTGGCTTTTGATTATTTTGCAGATAAACAAGTAGATATTGCCGTAATTGAAGTAGGCTTGGGTGGCCGGCTCGACAGTACCAACATCATACAACCCGAATTGTCGGTAATTACCAACATTAGTTTCGATCATGTAGGATTTCTGGGAGATACATTGGAAAAGATTGCGTTTGAGAAGGCCGGAATCATTAAACCCCACACACCGGTGGTGATTGGCGAGGCTCTACCCGAAACCCGCCCGGTATTCACTGCCAGAGCGTTAGAAGAAAACGCACCGCTCTGTTTTGCGCAGGAAACTGTCAGCGTATCATTTATTGACGATGCGGATGGAAAAATGCGCGTACAAACTTCCGACCATCGACGGTTTACGGTAGACTTATGCGGACTGTATCAGCTCAGCAACATAGCCACCGTGCTTACTGCTGTGCAACAATTAAACTCCCGAGGTATTTTAATCGACGAAGCAGCTCTGAAACAAGGGCTTGAAAGGGTTACCGAAACTACCGGACTAAAGGGGCGCTGGCAGGTTCTACGGCAGCATCCCACCATCGTAGCCGACACGGGACACAATGTGGGTGGCATTCGCTATGTAACGGAACAGATTAAAAAACAGACGTATAACACCCTGCGCATAGTGATAGGCATGGTCAACGACAAAGATATTTCGTCGGTATTGGCTTTATTGCCCCGCGAAGCTGTTTATTACTTTACCCAAGCCAATATTATACGCGCTCTCGATGCTGCCGAGTTAAAGGATAAAGCTAAAAGCTACGGTTTAGAAGGCAATGCATACAACACAGTGAAACAAGCGGTTAATGCAGCCATAACCCAAGCCGGAAAAGAGGACTTTCTATTTATCGGAGGCAGCAACTTTGTGGTGGGCGAAGCACTGGCGGAAACAGATTTTGCTTAG
- the def gene encoding peptide deformylase, giving the protein MILPIYTYGNAVLRKVAEPINADYPELNTLIDNMFQTMYHAEGVGLAAPQVGLPIRLLVIDLAPFKEDDPELGAFKITMINPEILERSEEEVSGDEGCLSIPGIHETVSRAQSIKITYLDPDFKEHTDVFEGYKARVVQHEYDHLEGHLFTDHVTPIRRQLLKSKLTNIVKGKASCGYKVKTA; this is encoded by the coding sequence ATGATATTACCTATTTACACTTACGGCAATGCTGTACTTCGCAAAGTGGCTGAGCCGATTAATGCTGATTATCCGGAATTAAACACGCTTATCGATAATATGTTTCAGACTATGTATCATGCCGAAGGCGTGGGTTTGGCAGCACCACAGGTAGGTTTGCCTATTCGTTTGCTGGTGATTGACTTAGCACCTTTTAAAGAAGATGATCCCGAATTGGGAGCATTCAAAATCACCATGATAAACCCTGAAATATTGGAACGCAGTGAAGAAGAAGTTTCGGGTGACGAAGGCTGTCTGAGCATCCCGGGAATACACGAAACCGTATCGCGGGCACAGTCCATCAAAATAACCTATCTGGATCCGGATTTTAAAGAGCATACTGATGTATTTGAAGGTTATAAGGCGCGTGTGGTTCAGCATGAATACGACCATCTGGAAGGTCATTTATTTACCGACCACGTTACACCAATACGCAGACAACTGCTAAAATCGAAGCTGACTAATATCGTAAAGGGAAAAGCCAGTTGCGGTTATAAAGTAAAAACGGCGTAA
- the ruvX gene encoding Holliday junction resolvase RuvX: MGRILAIDYGQKRVGLAVTDMLHISANGLDTVSAHEVLTYLEKYIAKEPVEKFVIGLPKQMNGQDSDSMQYIRPFATALQRKFPEIELVYVDERFTSVLAHKAMLEGGLKKKDRQNKELVDKISATIILQSYLESIYNL; the protein is encoded by the coding sequence ATGGGAAGAATTCTGGCTATTGATTACGGACAAAAGCGTGTAGGGCTGGCAGTCACTGACATGTTGCATATCAGTGCCAATGGTCTTGACACGGTTTCGGCTCACGAGGTGCTGACATACCTGGAAAAATACATAGCCAAAGAGCCTGTCGAAAAATTTGTGATAGGGTTGCCTAAGCAAATGAACGGACAGGACTCAGACTCGATGCAGTACATACGCCCTTTTGCGACGGCACTTCAGCGAAAATTTCCTGAAATTGAACTTGTTTATGTTGATGAGCGTTTTACGTCTGTTTTAGCTCATAAAGCCATGCTCGAAGGTGGTTTAAAGAAAAAAGACCGACAGAATAAAGAGCTGGTAGATAAAATTTCGGCCACCATTATTCTGCAATCATATCTCGAATCAATATATAATTTATAA